In Rosa chinensis cultivar Old Blush chromosome 1, RchiOBHm-V2, whole genome shotgun sequence, a genomic segment contains:
- the LOC112182573 gene encoding uncharacterized protein LOC112182573 produces MSFSFGLPTLLSIHPSQTKSNTKPSDIQDHLLLLRHRSQPNHRGRFCISQYSAMGQVLDKLQGKQWRRQQIRKITDKVFDHFKNETGRANLTFEDVYIGVLLVYNDINKRLPGPHFDPPSKDAVRLLIQEHDVNLDREIDREEFAKLIKHITADTLVIISQGMIVTLVAAPTIAMATKKATEGVPHVGKVVQRIPTSVYASLVTLVVMMVQHACQEP; encoded by the exons ATGTCTTTCAGCTTCGGCTTGCCTACTCTACTATCCATCCATCCCTCACAGACAAAGTCAAACACAAAACCCTCCGATATCCAAgatcaccttcttcttcttcgtcatcGGAGCCAGCCAAATCACAGAGGCCGTTTTTGTATCAGTCAGTACTCCGCCATGGGACAAGTCCTTGACAAATTACAAG GTAAGCAATGGAGGCGACAGCAAATCAGGAAGATTACGGACAAGGTGTTTGATCATTTCAAAAACGAGACAGGAAGGGCAAATTTGACATTCGAGGATGTCTACATTGGTGTACTACTTGTGTACAA TGATATTAACAAGCGTTTACCCGGCCCACATTTTGATCCACCCTCTAAAGATGCTGTCAGACTACTGATTCAG GAACACGATGTCAATCTTGACAGAGAAATTGACCGGGAAGAATTTGCCAAGTTGATCAAGCATATTACTGCCGACACACTTGTTATTATCAGTCAGGGAATGATCGTCACATTGGTTGCAgcaccaacaattgcaatggcGACAAAGAAGGCTACTGAGGGTGTACCCCATGTTGGGAAGGTCGTGCAACGGATACCCACTTCAGTTTATGCATCCCTTGTGACTCTTGTTGTCATGATGGTTCAGCATGCATGTCAGGAGCCCTAA
- the LOC112165089 gene encoding uncharacterized protein LOC112165089 gives MSTKDRDLSPVTDTLWKSFYEKEFRIECTNSVSEIMKEWNLKFKWSELYREKSKRVKKDEKKEDDRKLSRQINSPERPSRLQAFKHSTNNPHGHTASTFKLSNQIISIPVVKKQRTEKDAAKKQRTESETQREN, from the exons ATGTCCACAAAAGACAGAGATCTAAGTCCAGTGACTGATACGTTGTGGAAGAGTTTCTATGAGAAGGAGTTCAGAATCGAATGCACCAATTCGGTTTCCGAGATAATGAAGGAGTGGAATCTCAAGTTCAAGTGGTCGGAGTTGTACCGGGAGAAATCAAAGAGAGTGAAAAAGGatgagaagaaagaagatgacAGGAAACTAAGCCGGCAA ATTAATAGCCCAGAACGgccttcaaggcttcaagcatTCAAGCATTCAACAAACAACCCACACGGCCACACCGCTTCAACCTTCAAGCTTTCCAATCAGATCATATCCATCCCCGTCGTGAAGAAGCAACGCACAGAGAAAGACGCCGCGAAGAAGCAACGTACAGAGTCAGAGACGCAAAGAGAGAACTGA
- the LOC112165098 gene encoding zinc finger MYM-type protein 1-like yields the protein MNENENEEAIQLANVNELNDTEVEDPKQLENEEVDVNMIEDVQHEDLNQESCFPLNIDDPGNWDKIDQNIRDFLVERGPNRDDGVELFPKDSSGRHFDSSHYKRLLPNGEKSDRRWLVYSISLDKIFCFCCKLFKTQRNMTLIGQLANEGYKDWHNLSRSLRNHEASKEHISCMTSWIELERRLQKNKTIDESLQVEINKEREHWRQVLKRIIAVVQRLAKNNLAFRGDCEKLYVENNGHFLQMIEMIVEFDPIMEEHIRRSQARQIDYTYLGPKIQNELIQMLANDLRSSIVTKVKQAKYFSVILDCTPDASHEEQMSLVIRCVDDSANSAVVEEYWIQFLKVDDTSGHGLFTELKNVLSNLELDIDDIRGQGYDNGSNMRGRHKGVQSRLLEINPRAFYTPCGCHSLNLALCDMANCCPKAMSFFGVIQRIYTLFSSSTKRWKIFKDHVEGLIVKPLSQTRWESHVESVKPIKEQTSQIRDALVDLANTSEDPKTKSEAESLVTHELENFEFLLGMVIWYQLLYAINTVSKCLQAENMDIDAALKELNGLILFLEEYRESGLDMAMDEAKQMASELGIEAVFREKRIIRRKKQFDDSGSDECSLPRETKRAIDVLNYLKKMDGCFPNAYVAYRILLTILVTVASVERSFSKLKLIKTYLQSTMSQERLNGLAMLSIEKKVVEKLDYANLITTFASKTARRVVFK from the exons AtgaatgagaatgagaatgaaGAAGCGATTCAACTTGCCAATGTGAATGAATTAAATGATACCGAGGTTGAAGACCCGAAGCAGCTTGAGAATGAGGAAGTTGATGTCAATATGATTGAAGATGTTCAACATGAAGATTTAAATCAAGAGAGCTGCTTTCCTTTGAATATTGATGATCCAGGAAATTGGGataaaattgatcaaaatattAGGGACTTCTTAGTTGAAAGGGGTCCAAATAGAGATGATGGTGTCGAGTTGTTTCCCAAAGATAGTTCTGGTAGACATTTTGATTCATCACATTATAAGCGGTTGTTGCCAAATGGGGAGAAAAGTGATAGAAGATGGCTAGTATATTCTATTTCTTTAGACAAgattttttgcttttgttgcaAATTGTTCAAGACACAAAGAAATATGACTTTAATTGGCCAATTGGCTAATGAAGGATACAAAGATTGGCATAATTTGTCTCGGAGTCTTAGAAATCATGAAGCTAGTAAGGAGCATATTAGTTGTATGACAAGTTGGATTGAATTGGAAAGAAGGCTGCAAAAAAATAAGACAATTGATGAAAGCTTGCAAGTAGAAATCAACAAAGAAAGAGAACATTGGAGACAAGTGTTAAAGAGGATAATCGCTGTGGTGCAAAGACTAGCCAAAAATAACTTGGCATTTCGAGGAGATTGTGAGAAGCTTTATGTTGAAAACAATGGCCACTTTTTGCAAATGATTGAAATGATTGTTGAGTTTGATCCAATAATGGAAGAGCACATTCGGCGTAGTCAAGCACGTCAGATCGATTATACATATCTTGGTCCCAAAATTCAAAATGAATTGATACAGATGTTGGCAAATGATCTGAGAAGTTCAATTGTTACAAAAGTTAAACAAGCAAAATATTTTTCAGTCATACTGGATTGTACTCCAGATGCGAGTCACGAGGAACAAATGTCTCTTGTGATAAGATGCGTGGATGATTCAGCAAACTCTGCAGTGGTAGAAGAATATTGGATACAATTTTTGAAGGTAGATGACACATCAGGGCATGGACTTTTTACCGAGCTTAAAAATGTGTTAAGCAATCTTGAACTTGATATTGATGATATAAGAGGTCAAGGGTATGACAACGGATCTAATATGAGAGGGAGACACAAAGGTGTACAGAGCAGGTTACTTGAAATAAATCCTAGAGCTTTTTATACTCCATGTGGTTGTCATAGTCTTAATCTAGCATTATGTGATATGGCGAATTGTTGTCCTAAAGCTATGTCATTTTTTGGAGTGATACAACGCATCTACACATTGTTCTCTTCTTCTACCAAGcgttggaagattttcaaagatcATGTGGAAGGTTTGATAGTTAAGCCATTGTCACAAACACGTTGGGAAAGTCATGTCGAAAGTGTCAAACCTATAAAAGAGCAGACTTCGCAAATAAGAGATGCTTTAGTTGACTTGGCAAATACTAGTGAAGATCCGAAAACAAAGAGTGAAGCTGAGTCTTTAGTAACACATGAACTTGAGAACTTTGAGTTTTTGCTTGGCATGGTAATTTGGTATCAGTTGTTATATGCGATCAACACTGTGAGTAAATGTCTTCAAGCTGAAAATATGGATATTGATGCTGCTCTTAAAGAATTAAATGGACTTATTTTGTTTCTTGAAGAGTATAGAGAATCCGGGCTTGATATGGCCATGGATGAAGCTAAACAAATGGCAAGTGAATTGGGAATTGAAGCTGTATTCCGCGAAAAACGCATCATTCGAAGAAAGAAGCAGTTTGATGACAGTGGCAGTGATGAG TGCTCTTTaccaagagaaacaaaaagagcAATTGATGTGCTGAATTATTTGAAGAAGATGGATGGTTGTTTTCCGAATGCTTATGTTGCTTATAGAATCTTGCTAACTATACTAGTTACAGTTGCATCTGTAGAGAGAAGCTTCTCCAAGTTGAAGTTAATCAAGACTTATCTTCAATCAACTATGTCACAAGAAAGATTGAATGGATTGGCTATGTTATCAATTGAGAAAAAAGTGGTTGAAAAACTTGATTATGCAAACTTAATTACTACGTTTGCCTCCAAAACTGCGAGGCGAGTGGTATTTAAGTAA